One genomic segment of Pseudomonas fortuita includes these proteins:
- the tenA gene encoding thiaminase II, with protein sequence MSMDIFDRLKAAATQQWRRYVDHDFVRQMGEGTLSEAAFRTYLVQDYLFLIQFARAWALAAYKSRRPDDIRAAQAGLAAILDETELHVRLCARWGLTQADIEAAPEHQATVAYTRYVLDCGAAGDLLELHVALAPCVIGYAEIGRTLAEQIGDLSNHPYREWIGEYAGEGYQGVAAAARKHLDELAARSMTEQRFAELVGIFGQASSLEADFWQMGLDGVA encoded by the coding sequence ATGAGCATGGATATCTTCGATCGCCTCAAGGCCGCAGCCACGCAACAGTGGCGCCGTTACGTAGACCATGATTTCGTGCGGCAGATGGGAGAGGGCACGCTGAGCGAGGCCGCGTTCCGGACGTACCTGGTGCAGGATTACCTGTTCCTGATCCAGTTCGCCCGCGCCTGGGCGCTGGCGGCCTACAAGAGCCGCCGGCCGGACGACATCCGCGCCGCGCAGGCCGGGTTGGCGGCAATTCTGGATGAAACCGAACTGCATGTGCGCCTGTGCGCCCGCTGGGGGCTGACCCAAGCCGACATTGAGGCCGCGCCAGAACACCAGGCCACGGTGGCATACACCCGCTACGTGCTGGACTGCGGCGCTGCCGGCGACCTGCTGGAGCTGCACGTGGCACTGGCACCTTGCGTGATTGGCTATGCCGAAATAGGCCGGACCCTGGCCGAGCAGATTGGTGATTTGAGCAACCACCCGTACCGCGAGTGGATTGGCGAGTATGCCGGGGAAGGCTACCAGGGGGTGGCGGCGGCAGCGCGCAAACACCTGGATGAGCTGGCGGCGCGGAGCATGACCGAGCAGCGGTTTGCCGAGTTGGTGGGAATTTTTGGCCAGGCGTCCAGCCTGGAGGCGGACTTCTGGCAGATGGGGCTGGACGGGGTGGCGTAG
- a CDS encoding SCO family protein, protein MPGSWRFLLVLAVFAASIPLWPLQPQQPLAEETASPWGAGYFPNIPLLTQDGEKVHFFDDLIKDKVVAINFIFTGCSDSCPVETARLRQVQKILGDRVGKDIYFYSISIDPYNDTPATLKRYAEKFGIGPGWTLLTGEPDDIEQLRRSLGLWIEGLENGRSRDHNLSLIIGNQATGRWMKASPFESPYILADRLGNSLHNWKQASAMSNDYAQAPEIRPPSSGEQIFRTRCSSCHTLGNTEPGQPGIGPDLLGVTRQRDASWLIRWLKAPDQMLAEKDPLAMLLYEQYNRLAMPNMRLGDAEISALMSYIEEETARLQAPLAHTGNP, encoded by the coding sequence ATGCCCGGCTCATGGCGTTTCCTGCTGGTGCTCGCGGTATTTGCCGCCAGCATTCCGTTATGGCCACTGCAGCCGCAACAACCGTTGGCCGAAGAAACCGCAAGCCCTTGGGGCGCCGGCTACTTCCCGAATATCCCGCTGCTTACCCAGGACGGCGAGAAGGTGCATTTCTTCGACGACCTGATCAAGGACAAGGTAGTCGCCATCAACTTCATCTTCACCGGCTGCTCCGACTCCTGCCCGGTGGAAACCGCGCGCTTGCGCCAGGTGCAGAAGATTCTGGGTGACCGGGTCGGCAAGGACATTTACTTCTATTCCATCAGCATCGACCCCTACAACGACACCCCAGCTACCCTCAAGCGCTACGCCGAAAAATTCGGCATCGGCCCTGGCTGGACGCTGCTCACCGGCGAGCCCGACGACATCGAGCAATTGCGCCGTAGCCTGGGGCTGTGGATCGAAGGCCTGGAAAACGGCCGTTCCAGAGACCACAACCTGAGCCTTATCATCGGCAACCAGGCCACCGGCCGCTGGATGAAAGCCTCGCCCTTCGAAAGCCCGTACATTCTCGCGGACCGGCTGGGCAACAGCCTGCACAACTGGAAGCAGGCCAGCGCCATGAGCAATGACTACGCCCAGGCCCCCGAGATACGGCCACCCAGCAGTGGTGAGCAAATCTTCCGCACCCGCTGCTCCTCCTGCCACACCCTGGGTAACACCGAGCCAGGGCAGCCCGGTATTGGCCCGGACCTGCTGGGGGTGACCCGACAGCGTGACGCCAGCTGGCTGATCCGCTGGTTGAAGGCGCCCGACCAGATGCTCGCAGAGAAAGACCCCTTGGCCATGCTGCTGTACGAGCAGTACAACCGGCTGGCCATGCCCAACATGCGCCTGGGCGATGCCGAAATCAGCGCACTGATGAGCTACATCGAGGAAGAAACCGCACGCCTGCAGGCGCCCCTGGCACATACAGGAAACCCTTAA
- a CDS encoding putative bifunctional diguanylate cyclase/phosphodiesterase — protein MIRRSLSSASLLRLLILMLCAATLAFLWGLHMTQKAAARQDALSAKAAEHLNLASIVGESLRQLVDRAQAVGRVTQDDMKVLRQGNFSLARILAEDPVFKRMSLYDRQGRLLSASHTDEATALPEDWLRQLQRHVARYGFKPFLPNVQPPGQQAALPDWRLPFLLPLTDLPGREIENILVVQLDIGYLAVLFQHIDLGSSGLVRLLQDDGLERLRIDTSGVVGAGDVLLPELPDTGSNTGLLTQYAAGGAYQSLYRHVPERGFSVVVSQRQEDILAPSALAYSRQFWLNLSMTLMIIASLLWTLRLLRKRQEAFSALEHAQQVNQQLIGRLEDEHRRSSHAAATDHLSGLHNRRQFVEVAGQALTRQRGKRQLMAILFIDMDRFKSINDSLGHKIGDLLLQAVAGRIQRLLEPGDEASRFGGDEFVVLLAGERTEDQINAWVRELVQRLSATYALDGQEVNTSPSVGVSICPRDGQDIDSLIRSADAAMYSAKQAGRAQYRFFDASLNLADIQAFTLEQAFGSALAERRFVLHYQPQIRLDTQQVLGYEALVRWDHPEFGLLYPDRFIDLAERSGFIVELGWEVLRLACEALAGWDAQGRGTRLAVNVSALQLRQGDFASRLLSELQRYAIAPQRLELEITETTILDPEGTAVAHLHRLRGAGLGISLDDFGRGYAGFAHLHSLPLSKLKIDRSLIAPLSNSPDDSPIVSSTIILAKRLGLEVVAEGVETREQVVCLKLAGCDIAQGYHFSRPLSPAQLHEYPPFNGVEEKACV, from the coding sequence GTGATACGCCGTTCGCTTTCCTCCGCCAGCCTCCTGCGACTGCTGATCTTGATGCTGTGTGCCGCCACCCTCGCCTTTCTGTGGGGGCTGCACATGACGCAGAAAGCCGCTGCCCGCCAGGACGCGTTGTCGGCCAAGGCCGCCGAGCACTTGAACCTGGCCAGTATCGTGGGCGAAAGCCTGCGCCAGTTGGTCGACCGCGCCCAGGCCGTTGGCCGGGTCACCCAGGACGACATGAAAGTGCTGCGCCAGGGCAATTTCAGCCTGGCGCGGATACTGGCCGAAGACCCGGTGTTCAAGCGCATGAGCCTTTACGACCGGCAAGGCCGGCTGTTGTCAGCCAGCCATACCGACGAAGCCACCGCGCTGCCCGAGGATTGGTTACGCCAGCTGCAAAGGCACGTAGCCCGTTATGGATTCAAGCCCTTTCTACCCAACGTGCAGCCGCCGGGCCAGCAGGCCGCCCTGCCCGACTGGCGGCTGCCCTTTCTGCTGCCGTTGACCGACCTGCCTGGCCGCGAAATCGAAAACATCCTGGTTGTACAACTGGACATCGGCTACCTGGCGGTGCTGTTTCAGCATATCGATCTGGGGAGCAGCGGGCTGGTGCGCCTGCTGCAGGATGACGGCCTGGAGCGGCTGCGCATAGACACCAGCGGCGTGGTGGGCGCCGGCGATGTGTTGCTGCCAGAACTGCCAGATACCGGTAGCAACACTGGCCTGCTCACCCAATACGCGGCCGGCGGTGCGTACCAGAGCCTCTACCGACATGTGCCAGAGCGCGGGTTCAGCGTAGTGGTCAGCCAGCGCCAGGAGGACATCCTCGCACCTTCGGCCCTGGCCTATTCCCGACAATTCTGGTTGAACCTGAGCATGACGCTGATGATCATCGCCAGCTTGCTATGGACCTTGCGCCTTTTGCGCAAGCGCCAGGAGGCCTTCAGCGCACTGGAGCATGCCCAGCAGGTAAACCAGCAACTTATCGGCCGTCTTGAGGACGAACACCGGCGCAGCAGCCATGCCGCCGCCACCGACCACCTCAGCGGGCTGCACAACCGCCGCCAGTTCGTCGAGGTGGCCGGCCAGGCGCTGACCCGCCAGCGTGGCAAGCGCCAGTTGATGGCGATCCTGTTCATCGACATGGACCGCTTCAAGTCGATCAACGATTCGCTCGGGCACAAGATCGGCGACCTCCTGCTACAGGCCGTGGCCGGGCGCATCCAGCGTTTGCTGGAGCCCGGCGACGAGGCTTCGCGCTTTGGCGGCGACGAATTTGTGGTGTTGCTGGCGGGCGAACGCACCGAAGACCAGATCAATGCCTGGGTCCGTGAGCTGGTCCAGCGGTTGTCGGCCACCTATGCCCTTGACGGCCAGGAGGTCAACACCAGCCCAAGCGTGGGCGTGAGCATCTGCCCGCGCGATGGCCAGGACATCGACAGCTTGATCCGCAGTGCCGACGCCGCGATGTATTCAGCCAAACAGGCCGGTCGGGCCCAGTACCGCTTCTTCGACGCCTCGCTGAACCTGGCCGACATCCAGGCCTTCACCCTCGAACAGGCGTTCGGCAGCGCCTTGGCCGAGCGCCGATTCGTGCTGCACTACCAGCCGCAAATCCGCCTCGACACCCAACAGGTACTGGGCTATGAAGCGCTGGTGCGTTGGGACCACCCCGAATTTGGCCTGCTGTACCCGGACCGCTTCATCGACCTGGCAGAGCGCAGCGGCTTTATTGTCGAGCTGGGCTGGGAGGTGTTGCGCCTGGCCTGTGAGGCTTTGGCGGGCTGGGACGCCCAAGGCCGGGGAACACGACTGGCCGTCAATGTATCTGCCCTGCAACTGCGCCAAGGCGATTTCGCTTCGCGGCTGCTGAGCGAACTGCAACGGTATGCCATTGCCCCGCAGCGGCTGGAGCTGGAAATTACCGAAACCACCATTCTCGACCCCGAAGGGACGGCCGTGGCGCACCTTCACAGACTGCGCGGCGCGGGCCTGGGCATCAGCCTGGATGACTTCGGCCGCGGCTACGCCGGCTTCGCCCATCTGCATTCGCTGCCATTGAGCAAGCTGAAGATCGATCGATCGCTGATCGCGCCACTGTCCAACAGCCCTGATGACAGCCCGATCGTGTCCTCCACCATCATCCTGGCCAAGCGCCTGGGCCTGGAAGTGGTCGCCGAAGGCGTGGAAACCCGCGAACAGGTGGTGTGCCTCAAGCTCGCCGGTTGTGATATCGCCCAGGGTTACCACTTCAGTCGGCCACTGTCGCCGGCGCAGTTGCACGAATATCCGCCTTTCAATGGCGTCGAGGAGAAAGCATGCGTGTAA
- a CDS encoding TenA family protein yields MTERFSQSLRRQSEPTWSAAVGHRFVTQLCDGSLPDPIMVDYLVQDHRFLDSFLTLLGAAIATADTFEARLRFGRFAGMISSDENTYFLRAFEALDVSPAQRSEPADTAPTAGFKAIMREAAATRSYAAALAVLNVAEGLYLDWALKAPKPMPQNFVHAEWITLHDNPAFQAFVAFLQAELDRVGPQHAALASDFYQRTVALELAFFDAIYPQSK; encoded by the coding sequence ATGACCGAACGTTTCAGCCAGTCACTGCGCCGCCAGAGCGAACCAACCTGGTCGGCGGCCGTTGGCCACCGTTTCGTGACCCAATTGTGCGACGGCAGCCTGCCGGACCCGATCATGGTCGACTATCTGGTGCAGGACCATCGCTTTCTCGACAGCTTCCTGACCCTGCTGGGCGCAGCCATCGCCACCGCCGATACATTCGAGGCGCGCCTGCGCTTCGGCCGCTTTGCCGGGATGATTTCCAGCGATGAAAACACCTACTTCCTGCGGGCCTTCGAGGCGCTGGATGTAAGCCCGGCGCAACGTAGTGAGCCGGCCGATACGGCGCCGACTGCAGGGTTCAAGGCCATCATGCGCGAAGCGGCAGCCACCCGCTCCTATGCAGCAGCGCTGGCGGTACTCAATGTTGCCGAAGGCCTGTACCTGGACTGGGCGCTGAAAGCGCCGAAACCCATGCCGCAGAACTTCGTCCATGCCGAATGGATCACCCTGCACGACAACCCGGCATTCCAGGCCTTCGTTGCCTTCCTGCAGGCCGAACTGGACCGTGTCGGCCCGCAGCACGCCGCACTGGCCAGTGACTTCTACCAGCGCACGGTTGCGTTGGAACTGGCCTTCTTCGATGCCATCTACCCGCAGAGCAAATGA
- a CDS encoding site-specific integrase, whose translation MQYPLIRFIVYPSPTDTRTMTDIERYLRAATRDNTRRSYQAAIEHFESHWGGFLPATAESIARYLVDHADQHAVSTLRQRLAALSQWHVAQGFPDPTKAPLVRQVLRGIRTLHPTPPKQAAPLLLQHLQTAVSCFEEEARQAREHHDLAALRRARRDSALLLLGFWRGFRGDELARLRIEHIQAEAGVGITLFLPRSKGDREALGVQHRTPALKALCPVTAYLQWLEVAGIAHGPVFRKLDRWGNLGDSALNSNSLVGLLRRMLERAGVPAALYTGHSLRRGFATWATANGWELKSLMSYVGWKDAKSALRYIDSAQRFGELAVLPASQTPRLIP comes from the coding sequence ATGCAATATCCCTTGATTCGGTTTATCGTGTACCCATCACCCACCGACACCCGCACCATGACCGATATCGAGCGCTACCTTCGCGCCGCCACCCGTGACAACACCCGGCGCAGCTACCAGGCTGCCATCGAACACTTTGAATCCCACTGGGGCGGTTTTCTGCCGGCCACCGCCGAGAGTATTGCCCGCTACCTGGTCGACCACGCCGACCAGCATGCTGTCAGCACCCTGCGCCAGCGCCTGGCTGCGCTCAGCCAATGGCACGTCGCCCAAGGCTTCCCCGACCCGACCAAGGCGCCGCTGGTGCGCCAGGTGCTCCGCGGTATCCGCACCCTGCACCCGACGCCGCCCAAGCAGGCAGCCCCGCTGTTGTTGCAGCACCTGCAAACTGCGGTGAGCTGTTTCGAAGAGGAGGCCCGCCAGGCACGTGAACATCACGACCTGGCCGCCCTGCGCCGGGCCCGCCGTGACAGTGCGCTGCTGTTGCTGGGTTTCTGGCGTGGCTTTCGTGGTGATGAACTGGCGCGCCTGCGCATCGAGCATATCCAGGCTGAAGCCGGTGTCGGTATCACGTTGTTCCTGCCGCGCAGCAAGGGCGACCGAGAAGCCCTGGGCGTGCAACATCGCACCCCTGCCCTGAAAGCCTTGTGCCCGGTCACGGCCTACCTGCAATGGCTGGAGGTCGCCGGTATTGCCCATGGGCCGGTGTTCCGCAAGCTCGACCGCTGGGGCAACCTCGGTGACAGCGCGCTCAACAGCAACAGCCTGGTCGGCCTGCTGCGGCGCATGCTGGAGCGTGCCGGGGTTCCGGCGGCGTTGTATACCGGCCACTCGTTACGGCGTGGCTTCGCCACCTGGGCAACCGCCAATGGCTGGGAACTGAAGTCGCTGATGAGCTATGTGGGTTGGAAAGACGCCAAGTCGGCCTTGCGCTATATCGACTCGGCCCAGCGCTTTGGCGAATTGGCCGTTTTACCGGCCAGCCAGACGCCACGGCTTATTCCTTGA
- a CDS encoding SMP-30/gluconolactonase/LRE family protein: MWGISQPPEELKPEWVTPGVLYLASALCHDTGYILRASNGQFTATRFNENSGVSYPRDLGRVQAADLAQVAERWNRIKECNYVPVKVANTCADLGESLVWDERTGALYFVDISGGRINCLTADGDVHTLYASAARIGALALTDRGNLIFTEDASVAIFDVPARKVSQHSASVHPRSTYRFNDGACDPQGRFVTGLMDEVPSGNTGALFRFDGQLSDQVIHDDMALPTGLAWSQDGHTVYFVDSAARAIYRAEYLVEGRLGAVTLFAETPAELGRPDGLALDREGGLWVCQYHGSCLLRYDRHGHLTDQVLMPVPCPTSCCFGGPGLNTLYISTARFDMNPEELHHYPDAGDLYAIRPETGGVARHSFKE; this comes from the coding sequence ATGTGGGGCATCAGCCAACCGCCAGAAGAACTGAAACCCGAGTGGGTCACGCCCGGCGTGCTGTACCTGGCCAGTGCGCTGTGCCATGACACCGGCTACATCTTGCGCGCCAGCAACGGCCAGTTCACCGCCACCCGCTTCAACGAAAACAGCGGCGTCAGCTACCCCCGGGACCTGGGCCGTGTGCAGGCCGCTGACCTCGCGCAAGTGGCCGAACGCTGGAACCGCATCAAGGAATGCAACTACGTGCCGGTCAAAGTCGCCAACACGTGCGCGGACCTGGGCGAAAGCCTGGTCTGGGATGAGCGCACCGGCGCGTTGTACTTCGTCGATATTTCTGGCGGGCGCATCAACTGCCTGACAGCCGATGGCGACGTCCACACCCTTTACGCGTCAGCCGCGCGCATTGGCGCGCTGGCGTTGACCGACCGGGGTAACCTGATTTTTACCGAAGACGCCAGTGTGGCTATCTTCGACGTGCCGGCGCGCAAGGTGAGCCAGCATTCGGCATCAGTCCATCCGCGCTCGACCTACCGTTTCAACGACGGTGCTTGCGACCCGCAAGGCCGCTTCGTAACTGGCCTGATGGACGAAGTACCCAGCGGCAATACCGGGGCACTGTTCCGCTTCGACGGGCAGTTGAGCGACCAGGTGATCCATGACGACATGGCGTTGCCCACTGGCCTGGCCTGGTCGCAGGACGGCCATACGGTGTACTTCGTCGATTCGGCGGCGCGTGCCATCTACCGCGCCGAGTACCTCGTCGAAGGCCGGCTTGGCGCGGTCACGCTGTTTGCCGAAACCCCGGCCGAACTGGGGCGGCCGGATGGTCTGGCCCTGGACCGCGAAGGCGGGCTGTGGGTGTGCCAGTACCATGGCAGCTGCCTGCTGCGTTATGACCGCCACGGCCACCTGACCGACCAGGTGTTGATGCCGGTGCCATGCCCCACCAGTTGCTGCTTTGGCGGGCCCGGTTTGAACACCTTGTACATCAGTACCGCGCGATTCGACATGAACCCCGAAGAACTGCACCATTATCCCGATGCGGGCGACCTGTATGCCATTCGCCCGGAAACTGGCGGCGTTGCCCGGCACAGCTTCAAGGAATAA
- a CDS encoding Ig-like domain-containing protein, with the protein MRTHAVIHPVRYAFQLSSVTALMVSLGLITVMASPLDDNSQPPPTDPSAYTEQPADPTPALLNLSTLPEANEGALELVDGAHGDRDTVRIDNVLPPALQTSDRYPTNGKPSPLFGAQPFTQQLLLFEEFGPEKLDPTTPAPELTFPAPTLGAAPAQDPNVVARSGPSGTALEAFLKQPGLYPYPSQYANVLDRNPWKAQIEMFLNRQPVGSPAEGRPPGKAWSHQRWNEFYPQAAFKTAQAGARINLGLRDRKQLHNYASGEFAPGGLYYQTSDIPTTLGTTKGIDTRFHPNMPLQNHKSLWTFDGTFPPKLLMVRYGQPILMRHYNALPIDPSANGGFGLHTISTHEHNGHSPAESDGFANAYFFPGQYYDYRWPVQLAGYDTINTRAQDPRAAFPCSPGETLFVNDGTPGLKACQNGSIKIRGDWRETMSTHWFHDHMMDFTAQNVYKGNAVMMNYYSALDRGNEALQDGVNLRFPSGSGMPWGNRDYDVNLVIADKAWDANGQLWFNPFNTDGFLGDQILVNWQYQPRLKVRARSYRFRILNGSVSRYFKFAVVREIAGTSGEFKGPSGSNLSYARVPFHMIANDGNIMEHAVPFDGTMDLNGDGNLQDNHGILPLQGIAERYDIIINFAKNGIKAGDKLYFVNLEEHRTGKGPEGTISLADVLSEKYKAVIKQTNKGPQWDKGDPAVGKFLQLLVQPYTGQDLSMDPVAYEPAKPGKAAGLKMLPLPIDRSAATDQARLKDARHRAFIFGRSDGTDTSPWTIKTDGGFGYSMDPRRISAAPQLANQSTDGGFSGDGTLEVWKIVNGGNGWSHPVHVHFEEGVILSRDGKAPPEWEKWARKDVYRIGPEADSSGEVEMAIRFREFAGTYMEHCHNTQHEDSSMLLRWDIEHPGQFQVMPTPLPGWDGVQYMASVGLPTFRTKGHDDTDDPANKPPVAANDSAATTAGKPITLNVLANDSDPDGNVPLTVTGLTQPDSGQGTVSTDGTLVNYTPPATFATPFTASFNYTARDAKGAESLTPATVSIAVTAAAAVDQIQVSSATVQVRSGNRFTWDVQGTTTVATGNSISVTAATTGGPVSLGNATLTAATTGARWRVSVTTTGFGPATPATVTVKSTLGQTVTAPVKYQ; encoded by the coding sequence ATGAGAACACATGCCGTGATCCACCCTGTTAGGTACGCATTCCAGCTTTCTTCAGTCACTGCGCTGATGGTCAGCCTCGGGCTGATCACGGTCATGGCCTCGCCCCTTGACGACAACAGTCAGCCGCCGCCGACCGACCCGTCGGCCTACACCGAGCAACCGGCTGACCCGACCCCGGCCTTGCTCAACCTCAGTACCTTGCCCGAAGCCAACGAAGGCGCGCTGGAGCTGGTCGATGGCGCGCACGGCGACCGCGATACAGTGCGTATCGACAACGTGCTGCCGCCTGCACTGCAAACCTCGGACAGGTACCCCACCAACGGCAAACCCAGCCCACTGTTCGGAGCCCAACCCTTCACCCAGCAATTGTTGCTGTTCGAAGAATTCGGGCCAGAGAAGCTCGACCCGACCACGCCGGCGCCGGAGCTTACCTTTCCCGCCCCCACCCTCGGCGCGGCCCCGGCGCAGGACCCCAACGTCGTCGCGCGCAGCGGGCCAAGTGGTACGGCCCTGGAAGCGTTCCTCAAGCAGCCCGGCCTGTATCCGTACCCGAGCCAGTACGCCAATGTGCTGGACCGCAACCCCTGGAAGGCGCAGATCGAAATGTTCCTCAACCGCCAGCCGGTCGGCTCGCCTGCTGAAGGCCGGCCACCAGGAAAAGCCTGGTCGCACCAGCGTTGGAACGAGTTCTACCCGCAGGCGGCGTTCAAGACCGCCCAGGCCGGGGCGCGTATCAACCTCGGTCTGCGTGATCGCAAACAGCTGCATAACTATGCGTCTGGCGAGTTTGCACCCGGCGGCCTGTACTACCAGACCTCCGACATCCCCACTACGCTGGGCACCACCAAGGGCATTGACACGCGCTTTCACCCGAATATGCCCTTGCAGAACCACAAATCACTGTGGACATTCGACGGCACCTTCCCGCCCAAACTGCTGATGGTGCGTTACGGCCAGCCGATCCTGATGCGCCATTACAACGCCTTGCCCATCGACCCCTCGGCCAACGGTGGCTTTGGCCTGCACACCATCTCGACGCACGAGCACAATGGCCACTCCCCGGCAGAGAGCGATGGCTTCGCCAACGCCTACTTCTTCCCGGGGCAGTACTACGACTACCGCTGGCCAGTGCAACTGGCCGGCTACGACACCATCAACACCCGTGCCCAGGATCCGCGGGCAGCCTTCCCCTGCTCACCGGGCGAAACCCTGTTCGTCAACGACGGCACGCCGGGCCTGAAAGCCTGCCAGAACGGCAGCATCAAGATTCGCGGCGACTGGCGTGAAACCATGAGCACCCACTGGTTCCACGACCACATGATGGATTTCACGGCACAGAACGTCTACAAGGGCAACGCCGTGATGATGAACTACTACAGCGCCCTGGACCGCGGTAACGAGGCGCTGCAGGATGGCGTCAACCTGCGCTTCCCCAGTGGCTCCGGCATGCCATGGGGTAACCGTGACTACGACGTCAACCTGGTGATTGCCGACAAGGCCTGGGATGCCAACGGCCAGCTGTGGTTCAACCCGTTCAACACCGATGGCTTCCTCGGTGACCAGATTCTGGTCAACTGGCAGTACCAGCCCAGGCTCAAGGTGCGGGCGCGCAGCTACCGCTTCCGCATCCTCAACGGCTCGGTGTCGCGCTATTTCAAGTTTGCCGTGGTGCGGGAAATTGCCGGTACCAGTGGGGAGTTCAAAGGCCCCTCCGGCTCCAACCTGTCGTATGCCCGGGTGCCGTTCCACATGATCGCCAACGACGGCAACATCATGGAACACGCCGTGCCCTTCGACGGGACCATGGACCTGAACGGCGACGGCAACCTGCAGGACAACCATGGCATCCTGCCGCTGCAAGGCATCGCCGAGCGCTACGACATCATCATCAACTTTGCCAAGAATGGCATCAAGGCAGGCGACAAGCTGTACTTCGTCAACCTGGAAGAGCATCGCACCGGCAAGGGCCCGGAAGGTACGATTTCGCTGGCCGACGTGCTGTCGGAAAAGTACAAAGCCGTGATCAAGCAGACCAACAAAGGCCCGCAGTGGGACAAAGGCGACCCAGCAGTCGGCAAGTTTCTGCAACTGCTGGTGCAGCCCTACACCGGCCAGGACCTGAGCATGGACCCGGTGGCCTACGAGCCCGCCAAGCCAGGCAAGGCCGCAGGCCTGAAAATGCTGCCACTGCCCATTGACCGCAGCGCCGCGACCGACCAGGCCAGACTCAAGGATGCCCGCCACCGCGCGTTCATCTTTGGCCGCTCCGACGGTACCGACACCAGCCCGTGGACCATCAAGACCGATGGCGGCTTTGGTTACAGCATGGACCCACGACGCATCAGTGCGGCACCGCAACTGGCCAACCAGTCCACCGACGGTGGGTTCAGCGGCGACGGCACCCTGGAGGTGTGGAAAATCGTCAACGGCGGCAATGGCTGGAGCCACCCGGTGCACGTGCATTTCGAGGAAGGCGTGATTCTTAGCCGCGACGGCAAGGCGCCACCGGAATGGGAAAAATGGGCGCGCAAAGACGTGTACCGGATCGGGCCAGAAGCCGATTCTTCGGGAGAGGTGGAAATGGCCATCCGCTTCCGCGAGTTCGCCGGCACCTACATGGAGCACTGCCACAACACCCAGCATGAGGACTCGTCCATGCTACTGCGCTGGGACATTGAGCACCCGGGGCAGTTCCAGGTGATGCCAACCCCGCTGCCAGGCTGGGATGGCGTGCAATACATGGCTTCGGTCGGCCTGCCGACCTTCCGTACCAAAGGCCATGACGACACCGATGACCCGGCCAACAAGCCCCCCGTCGCAGCCAATGACAGTGCAGCGACTACCGCTGGCAAACCTATCACCCTGAACGTGCTCGCCAACGACTCCGACCCGGACGGCAACGTACCGCTGACCGTGACCGGTCTCACCCAGCCGGACTCCGGTCAGGGTACCGTCAGCACCGACGGCACCCTGGTGAATTACACCCCACCTGCCACGTTCGCCACACCGTTCACTGCCAGCTTCAACTACACGGCGCGCGATGCCAAGGGGGCCGAGTCGTTGACCCCGGCCACAGTCAGCATCGCTGTGACTGCGGCGGCGGCGGTCGACCAGATCCAGGTCAGCAGTGCCACGGTGCAGGTGCGCAGTGGCAACCGCTTCACCTGGGATGTGCAGGGGACGACCACGGTCGCCACGGGCAACAGCATCAGTGTGACTGCGGCAACCACCGGCGGCCCGGTAAGCCTGGGCAACGCCACGCTGACGGCCGCGACTACGGGCGCCCGCTGGCGGGTGTCTGTGACCACTACCGGCTTTGGCCCGGCCACACCCGCGACAGTTACCGTGAAATCGACGCTGGGGCAAACGGTGACAGCGCCAGTCAAATACCAGTGA